In Gallus gallus isolate bGalGal1 chromosome 8, bGalGal1.mat.broiler.GRCg7b, whole genome shotgun sequence, one DNA window encodes the following:
- the AMY2A gene encoding pancreatic alpha-amylase isoform X2 — MQVLLLLAAVGLCWAQYNPNTQAGRTSIVHLFEWRWADIALECEHYLAPNGFGGVQVSPPNENIVITNPNRPWWERYQPISYKICSRSGNENEFRDMVTRCNNVGVRDCKLSSLLDLALEKDYVRSTIAAYMNHLIDMGVAGFRIDAAKHMWPGDIRAFLDKLHDLNTQWFSAGTKPFIYQEVIDLGGEPITGSQYFGNGRVTEFKYGAKLGTVIRKWNGEKMAYLKNWGEGWGFVPSDRALVFVDNHDNQRGHGAGGASILTFWDARLYKMAVGFMLAHPYGFTRVMSSYRWPRYFENGVDVNDWVGPPSNSDGSTKSVTINADTTCGNDWVCEHRWRQIRNMVIFRNVVDGQPFSNWWDNGSNQVAFGRGDRGFIVFNNDDWYMNVDLQTGLPAGTYCDVISGQKEGSACTGKQVYVSSDGKANFQISNSDEDPFVAIHVDAKL, encoded by the exons ATGcaagtccttctcctcctcGCAGCTGTCGGGCTTTGCTGGGCACAGTACAATCCCAACACTCAGGCTGGGAGGACATCTATCGTGCATCTCTTTGAATGGCGCTGGGCCGACATTGCACTGGAGTGCGAACACTATTTAGCTCCTAATGGGTTTGGAGGAGTTCAG GTTTCTCCTCCAAATGAAAACATTGTCATTACTAATCCGAACAGGCCCTGGTGGGAAAGATACCAGCCCATCAGCTACAAGATCTGCAGTCGATCGGgcaatgaaaatgaattcagaGACATGGTGACCAGATGCAACAATGTTGGA GTCCGGGATTGCAAGTTGTCCAGCCTTCTTGATCTGGCTCTGGAGAAGGACTATGTACGCTCAACAATTGCAGCGTACATGAATCACCTCATTGATATGGGTGTAGCAGGGTTCCGGATCGATGCTGCCAAGCATATGTGGCCAGGGGACATAAGAGCGTTTCTGGACAAACTGCACGATCTAAATACTCAGTGGTTTTCAGCAGGAACGAAACCCTTTATTTACCAAGAg GTAATTGACTTGGGAGGAGAGCCAATCACAGGCAGTCAGTACTTTGGGAATGGCCGCGTGACAGAATTCAAGTATGGTGCCAAACTGGGGACGGTGATCCGGAAGTGGAATGGAGAGAAGATGGCCTACTTAAA gaaCTGGGGAGAAGGCTGGGGCTTTGTGCCTTCTGACAGAGCCCTGGTGTTTGTGGATAACCACGACAACCAGCGGGGGCACGGGGCAGGCGGAGCTTCCATTCTTACTTTCTGGGATGCCAG GCTTTATAAAATGGCGGTTGGTTTCATGCTCGCTCATCCGTACGGGTTCACACGGGTGATGTCAAGTTATCGTTGGCCAAGATATTTCGAAAACGGAGTG GATGTTAACGACTGGGTGGGACCACCAAGTAACTCGGACGGATCGACGAAGTCCGTTACAATCAACGCAGACACTACCTGTGGCAATGACTGGGTCTGCGAACATCGCTGGCGACAAATAAG GAACATGGTTATCTTCCGTAATGTGGTAGACGGTCAGCCTTTCTCAAACTGGTGGGACAACGGGAGCAATCAAGTAGCTTTCGGTCGCGGCGACAGAGGCTTCATTGTCTTTAATAATGATGACTG GTATATGAATGTCGATTTGCAAACTGGTCTGCCTGCTGGAACCTACTGCGATGTTATTTCTGGACAAAAGGAAGGCAGTGCGTGTACTGGAAAGCAGGTGTACGTTTCCTCGGATGGAAAGGCCAATTTCCAGATTAGTAACAGCGATGAAGATCCATTTGTTGCAATTCACGTTGATGCCAAGTTATAA
- the AMY2A gene encoding pancreatic alpha-amylase precursor — MQVLLLLAAVGLCWAQYNPNTQAGRTSIVHLFEWRWADIALECEHYLAPNGFGGVQVSPPNENIVITNPNRPWWERYQPISYKICSRSGNENEFRDMVTRCNNVGVRIYVDAVVNHMCGSMGGTGTHSTCGSYFNTGTRDFPAVPYSAWDFNDGKCHTASGDIENYGDMYQVRDCKLSSLLDLALEKDYVRSTIAAYMNHLIDMGVAGFRIDAAKHMWPGDIRAFLDKLHDLNTQWFSAGTKPFIYQEVIDLGGEPITGSQYFGNGRVTEFKYGAKLGTVIRKWNGEKMAYLKNWGEGWGFVPSDRALVFVDNHDNQRGHGAGGASILTFWDARLYKMAVGFMLAHPYGFTRVMSSYRWPRYFENGVDVNDWVGPPSNSDGSTKSVTINADTTCGNDWVCEHRWRQIRNMVIFRNVVDGQPFSNWWDNGSNQVAFGRGDRGFIVFNNDDWYMNVDLQTGLPAGTYCDVISGQKEGSACTGKQVYVSSDGKANFQISNSDEDPFVAIHVDAKL, encoded by the exons ATGcaagtccttctcctcctcGCAGCTGTCGGGCTTTGCTGGGCACAGTACAATCCCAACACTCAGGCTGGGAGGACATCTATCGTGCATCTCTTTGAATGGCGCTGGGCCGACATTGCACTGGAGTGCGAACACTATTTAGCTCCTAATGGGTTTGGAGGAGTTCAG GTTTCTCCTCCAAATGAAAACATTGTCATTACTAATCCGAACAGGCCCTGGTGGGAAAGATACCAGCCCATCAGCTACAAGATCTGCAGTCGATCGGgcaatgaaaatgaattcagaGACATGGTGACCAGATGCAACAATGTTGGA GTTCGTATTTATGTGGATGCTGTTGTCAATCACATGTGTGGATCTATGGGTGGCACGGGCACCCACTCAACATGTGGGAGCTATTTCAACACCGGGACTAGAGATTTTCCCGCTGTGCCGTACTCTGCCTGGGATTTCAATGACGGCAAATGTCACACTGCAAGTGGAGACATCGAAAATTATGGGGACATGTATCAG GTCCGGGATTGCAAGTTGTCCAGCCTTCTTGATCTGGCTCTGGAGAAGGACTATGTACGCTCAACAATTGCAGCGTACATGAATCACCTCATTGATATGGGTGTAGCAGGGTTCCGGATCGATGCTGCCAAGCATATGTGGCCAGGGGACATAAGAGCGTTTCTGGACAAACTGCACGATCTAAATACTCAGTGGTTTTCAGCAGGAACGAAACCCTTTATTTACCAAGAg GTAATTGACTTGGGAGGAGAGCCAATCACAGGCAGTCAGTACTTTGGGAATGGCCGCGTGACAGAATTCAAGTATGGTGCCAAACTGGGGACGGTGATCCGGAAGTGGAATGGAGAGAAGATGGCCTACTTAAA gaaCTGGGGAGAAGGCTGGGGCTTTGTGCCTTCTGACAGAGCCCTGGTGTTTGTGGATAACCACGACAACCAGCGGGGGCACGGGGCAGGCGGAGCTTCCATTCTTACTTTCTGGGATGCCAG GCTTTATAAAATGGCGGTTGGTTTCATGCTCGCTCATCCGTACGGGTTCACACGGGTGATGTCAAGTTATCGTTGGCCAAGATATTTCGAAAACGGAGTG GATGTTAACGACTGGGTGGGACCACCAAGTAACTCGGACGGATCGACGAAGTCCGTTACAATCAACGCAGACACTACCTGTGGCAATGACTGGGTCTGCGAACATCGCTGGCGACAAATAAG GAACATGGTTATCTTCCGTAATGTGGTAGACGGTCAGCCTTTCTCAAACTGGTGGGACAACGGGAGCAATCAAGTAGCTTTCGGTCGCGGCGACAGAGGCTTCATTGTCTTTAATAATGATGACTG GTATATGAATGTCGATTTGCAAACTGGTCTGCCTGCTGGAACCTACTGCGATGTTATTTCTGGACAAAAGGAAGGCAGTGCGTGTACTGGAAAGCAGGTGTACGTTTCCTCGGATGGAAAGGCCAATTTCCAGATTAGTAACAGCGATGAAGATCCATTTGTTGCAATTCACGTTGATGCCAAGTTATAA